A window of Phytoactinopolyspora mesophila genomic DNA:
CATCTCTTCGATGCAACGGAACAGCACTCCGTGTTGCTTGACGCGAAACTCGAACGGCCGCTGGGCAGGTTGCAGGTCACAGATAGCGAAGGTCACGCACTCACCCCGCCCGAGGCATTCGTGCGCAAGGTCTCCAGGCAGTGACGATCATGCACGGCCGATTCACTGGCCGTGATCGTCAAAGGAACGATCTGCCCGTGATACATCAGCGACCCGCTACGCGATTCACGGGCGGATCGCCAGCGAGGATCGTCGTTGGCGCACGCTGTTCGCAGCCGCCCGGTCAGCTGTTGGATCGCGGCTAGGTCGCCGTCTCAAGCGGATGCAGGAGCCGAGAAAGCATGCTGACCAGTGCCTCCTGATCCTCACGGGACAGCTCGGCAAACAGGCGCGCTTCATTGGCAACGTGCAGCGGAAGCACCGAATCGACCAGTTGGAGCCCCTCCTCGGTGAGGCGGATCTTCACCGAGCGTCGGTCCACAGTGTCGCGTACGCGCTGGACCAGCCCCTTGGTCTCCATCCGGTCGATTCGGTTGGTGATCGCTCCCGACGTGACGAGTGAGGTCTTCATGAACGCGCTTGCGGTGAGCTCATACGGGGCGCCGATCCGGCGCAGCGTAGAGAGCACGTCGAACTCACCCGGCTCGAGCCCGTGTTCGGCGAGGAACCGCTTGATCTCGCCGTCCCAAAGTCGTGACAGCCGCATCAGCCGGCCAACCACCCCGATCGGCCAGGGATCGATGTCCGGGCGCTCCCGGCGCCACTGCTCGAGGACACCCTCGACTTCATCCGGCACGAAGGCCCTCCTCAGATTCCTGAACGTTAAGAAACTTGACGTTGATAGATCCAGTAAGGTTAAGTATCTTAACGTTGAAGTATATGTGATGAGGAGTCTTGATGAGGACCACCGACGCACGCATCGCCGTGATCTACTACTCGTCTACCGGCACAGTCCACCGCCTGGCCACCGCGCTTGCCGAGGGTGCCGCCGACCGTGGAGCTGAGGTCCGGCTCCGTCGGGCCGCGGAGCTCGCGCCGGCAGCTGCCATCGACAGCAATCCACAGTGGCGGGCGCACCTCGAATCCACTGACCACGTTGCCTCCGCGACCCATGACGACCTGGTCTGGGCGAACGGCTACGCGCTGGGCTCGCCGACCCGATTCGGAAACGTCAGCTCGCAGCTCCGCCAGTTCCTCGACACAACTTCCAGCCTCTGGGAGCGAGGGGTGATGGCGAACAAGCCGGCTACCGGATTCACCGCCAGCTACAGCACGCACGGCGGCCAGGAGTCCACGCTGCTCTCGCTGTACAACACGCTCTATCACTGGGGCACCCTGGTGCTGCCCACCGGGTACGTCGACAAGGACGTGGCCGCCCGCACGGGAGGCAATCCGTACGGCGTCGCACTCAGTCAGCAGCACGCCGCGCAGGACGCAGGCTTGCTGGACGCCGTCCTGGACGCCGCACGCCTTCAGGGCTCACGGTTGGCCGAAGTCGCCGCCCGGCTGGCCGTCGGCGAACTGGAGGAGGCTGCCGCATGACGTCACGCGAGGCTCAGGACCGCGACACGAGACCGGACCGCGGCTACGCGGTGATCTATCGCTGGCGGGTGCATCCAGGGCGGGAGAACCAACTCGTCGAGGGCTGGACCCGCGTCACCAAGGCGATGCGTATGTCATGTGGAAGCTACGGATCGCGCCTGCACCGCGCCGCCGACGGCACCTACCTGGCCTATGCCCGCTGGCCCGACGCGGCGACTCGCAGTCGTTGCTCCCACCCGGAAGAGCATGGCGAGCAGATGATGGCCGACGCCATCGCCGAGTATCTGGAAGCCGTTCACCTGGAGATCGATGTCGATCTCCTGACAGAACCGCGTGACCCAAAGGAGAGGGCATGAGCTACCCCGCGCAGCGCTACTTCGGTCACTCCGGTGAGGTCACCGCGAGTTTCCGGCCAAGGAGCGCCGAACCCGATTACGTGACGACGCCGGTCGCCAAGGACGGGCCCGCTGTTGAACGCGGCACCTCGTATCACTACCTCGCCACGATGAAATCCACTGAAGGGGACTTCGGGCTCTACCGGGTGGACATGGCCGCCGGGGCAGGTGGCCCGGCCATGCACTTCCACAAGACGATGTCAGAGTCGTTCTTCGTCCTCGACGGCACCCTCCGCCTCCACGACGGGAGTCGCTGGCTGGACGGTGAACCAGGCGACTTCCTCTATGTCCCGCCCGGAGGGCTGCACGCATTCCGAAACGAATCGGGCGAACCTGTGTCGATGCTGATGCTGTTCGCGCCCGGGGCTCCGCGAGAGGGGTACTTCGAGGGCATCGCGGAGATCGCAAACCTCACCGACGACGAACGCGCGCGTTTCTTCATCGAACACGACAGTTACTTCACCTGACGGGGGTTCCACCCTCGAGCGCGGGCTTCCGGGCAGTCCATGCCACCAGCGGTGAGAGGCGCTCAGTGCGCGAGCGCGTGATTGTTGAGTAGATATGACCTGATCAAGGCTCTACAGCATTATGGCCTGGTAGATCCGGGGATCTACCAGGCCAGATTCGTAGCGGGGGCAGGATTTGAACCTGCGACCTCTGGGTTATGAGCCCAGCGAGCTACCGAGCTGCTCCACCCCGCGTCGCCAGCTTCCCGTCGCCGGGAAACGTTAACAAAACCCCTGGTCAAACCGGATCTTTCCGTTCCAACCAGTTGTTGTTGCCCGGTCGATGGTAGCGCATCCCTCGAACTGGGTCGAACCCGCTCGGGGCACTAAAACCGCCGACTCTTCGCCGGCCCATCAAATCCTCAAAGAACACACTTAAGACCGTGCACGGTGGCGATTTCTGCGATCTCGTGACCCCGACCCGCGTGACCTGACGTCAGACATAAGCAGCTCGCGGCATCCGCATACGGCGCCCCTAGTGCCGTGACACGATACGAGTGGCACTGCGGCACGGGACAACAGCGGGAGACGGCAACGTGGGACCGAAGCGCAGGGCGGCAGTAAGGAGGTCGCGGAGATGAGTCACGCTGACCGCCGTGATGACCATGGCGACTACAACTACGACGAGCTCTATGCGAACTCTGGTGACAACAGTCCGCCGTGGGAGATAGGCCAGCCACAACCAGCGCTCGCGGCCATGATCAACCAGAACGTCATCGGCCACCGGGTCGTCGACGTCGGATGCGGCACCGGAGACCTCGCTATCTATCTGGCCAGCCACGGCTACCAGGCCACCGCGCTCGACATGTCTCAAGTGGCCATCGACCAGGCCCGGCGCAAGGCCGAAAAGCAGGGCGTGACGATCTCTTTCCATGTTGCCGACGCGACCCGGTTAGAGACACTCAGCGAAACCTTCGACGCCGCGTTCGACTCAGGTCTCCTGCACAGCCTCGACGTCGACGAGCAAACCGAATACGTCGACGGGCTGCGCCACATCTGCGACCGTGGAGCATCCGTCTACGTACTGGCCGTGTCGCTCGATGCGGGCCTCGGATGGGGAGTAACCGAGGCGCACTTGCAGGACGTGTTCGGCGACCCGGGCTGGTCCTCCACCACGATCGTCCCGGCCGAGGTCATGGCCAAAATGGACGGCAACACCTTCCCCCTCGACGGCTTCTTGCTTTCCACCCGCTGGATGCCGGCCTAGTGCCTACGCAGCGATACCAAGAAAGACGATCAACGCGCGGTCAAGCCGCGCCAGATCTTCATCTGCCAAGCGCCCGAACGTTCACCCAGGTTCTCCCGCTAGACAAGTCATAACTTTGTCAGCCATCACGGGTTAGCGGCCCCACATTTTGGCCGCTAACCCCCAGAACCAGAATGACCCGGAAATGGTGGAGGCCCGGACCTCGAAGGTCCGGGCCTCACGTCTGGTAGCGGGGGCAGGATTTGAACCTGCGACCTCTGGGTTATGAGCCCAGCGAGCTACCGAGCTGCTCCACCCCGCGTCGCCAGCTTCCCGTTGCCGGGAAACGTTGACAAAACCCCTGGTCAGATCGGATCTTTCCGTTCCGACTGGCTGTTGTTGCCTGGTCGAGGATAGCGCATCCCTCGACCTGGGTCGAACCAGCTTGAGACCCTTAACCGCCGACTTTTCGCCGACCCGTCAAAACGTCAGCTGATAGCGGCTAACACCCGGTGTCGAAGCGAGGCGAGACACCCCCTGACCTGCCGCACTGTGAACATCTCATCGGCAGCCGCCCGACGACCGGTCTAACCACGCGGACGTTTCAAATAGTTACGTAGCGCCAAGCCGCCGGTGACCAGCGGAATCGCTATCACCGTGCGCAGGGCGTAGTCCCACGTCGAAGCGGCCGACGTGCCGATACCAGATAGCGTTCCTAACGGGCCAAGAGCCATCTCGGCCGCTTGACGTATGTATTCGTGGAAGCCCTGAACCGATGCGTCAAGCGTCGAACTTGAATCAAATACTGCGACCGTGGGGACTAATATGAGGGCAAGAAGTATCCAAGTCAGAAACGCCGGGGCAGGCTTCTCGCCGTAACCTAGACACCGATAGACAATGAGGAGTGCCCTTTCCGATAGCCGTCCTGCCGTTAGGTGCTGTAGGCGATATGCGCACCATGAAATGCGGGTGCGTACCGAGCCCGGTGCACCGTGCTGATGGGCGAGGCGAGAGAGTTCACCCACGAATTCGGCATCTCGATCGAGAGCCTTCTTTACCTCAGGGTCGAGTCTTCCCGTAAACACCCGAGGCACTGACCGTGCAAGCGACGTAGGTTGCTTTAACGCCTTGCGAGCTAATCGCAGGGAGAGCTCGTGGTATTTGCTACCGCTGCCCGGGATACGGTCGGCATTGGGACTGAGATGATAGGCGCCGGTCATTGACGCGAGTACGCGCCTGCGAGTCTCAAGTCGCGGGAGACTGAAGTTCGTCACGACCGCCCCGTCAAAACGATCCGTTCGCCCCCGCTGACGAGGCAAGGAGAGACCCAAGATCGCGAAACCCGCGCCTTCGCCGCTTAGACTCGCCTCCCGTGCGTCCCGGATTCTCCACCGGCCAGACAATCGCGACACCACCGCTCGTCGGGCACCGAGTTTCATCTGGCGCCCGTTTCCGGTCAAGCTCTCGGAGTACGATCCTGGACCAAGCTCTAGCAGGCCGCGCCCCGAGAACCGAGCGCGCTCGACTCCATTCTCTGCCTTCAGAACGGTATTCTTCCGAACTTTCCAATGGCCGCCTTTTATCGGTTCGTTCACTGTTAGAGTGGACACATCAGAATCAGAGACAGGGAGGAGTTCGATCACCGTTTTAGCTGGATCGAAGAAGATAACGTTGTTCGCCGTTATCCCGATTTTGTCGAGCACTAGGCAGGCCGACTGTCCGATGAATCCAATTTTCTCGACTGTCTCATTGGGATGTGTCGCGATCGTGCATTTGTGTTGGATAATGATCGATGAAACCGAAGATATCTGCTCAATACTCGACTCATGCCCTGGCTCAAGTTCAACGCCACGCCCACCAACCGATATCAGAGTCGCGCCGCGCCTAATTCTCGCATGGAATTTCTCAGATTCTACTACACGAATCTCAATTGGCGCCTCAGTCCTCAGCAACACAGTTAGTCCATCAATATACTCCAGCTCCACGGAGCCTTCTTGATGATCACCGTCATTCTTCTCGCGAGGACCAGCTTGCAGTAATTGTTCCACGTCGTTTGCACGCTGTCCATGAACCGGATCGTCCGTTTCTTTTAGGACCAGGCAAAGGACCAAGTTTACGTTCTTTGAAACAGTGAATGAATACAGTTCCGATGAGGGCGTGACGGTGAGCGCCCAGACGTCGCCCTCTCTTCTTGGCTTAGCGGCACCCCTTGCCGCCTCGTCGGGAAACCCGTCGACGATGGCTTCAATCTCCTCAGGCAAGGCCCTTGTCTTGGTCCCAGCCGGACTCACGTCGTAGCTCCCCGCACATGAACCCAGAGGTGACTACGACTAGGGCACGGTTCCTTGCCTCGAATTCGAAGACGAACCTCGGGACGTTCGCCCTTCGTGGCTCCCCACATGATGGGGCGCCCAGCATGCCGGACCAACTGCCGCTGGCTATGTCCCTCTAGGACGATCACGAGGTCATGATACTCACTGTGGCTGTAGCGCAGATTGATGCGCTCGGTGCCGTTTCTGCAAGTGTCGTGGGAGCCACAATGTCCTAAATGCGTCTTCTGCCACAGGTGGCTCCCAAGAGTTGGGACCACCCAACGCCGATTCCGGGCGTCGCCCCTCGCCATGTGTTGTCGTTGGCCCATGCGGACACCGCTGGCTAGGCTAAGCTCGGGAGGGGGTATGCGCCGCAAAGTGTCATCGAGAACGCCGACGACGTATCAGGCACTCGTGTCTGCGTGCCGTCGGTTTGACCGTGACCAGCTGTTGCAGTTGCTTGCTCCGTGCTCCCGTGGCTGGGACGGCAAGACACACGATGAGCGAGGGAGGGAGCTCCCATTCCTGCCGTGGAATGTTGCTGGTGTCGCAATCACTGTGATCACCAGAGGAACTCCCGGTGGGCGGCGGTCGCCGGAGCCTCAGGACGTCGAATGGCTATGTCGAATGCATGCAAATCTGGAGCACCCTGGGGAGCCAGGGGACACGGATTTCGCGCCTCGGTTAGTCGCACGGTTCATCTATCAACAGTTCCCCTATCAGCGCTCATACCGCCTCGGCTTGGCGAGCTGGGCGCGTCCCGTAGTGTTGTTCGAACAGACACCGTTCAAGGATGGCTACCGGCCGCAGGTGATGGAGCCGGGTTGGGCGAAGGAACTCCTCGGCAGC
This region includes:
- a CDS encoding MarR family transcriptional regulator; the encoded protein is MPDEVEGVLEQWRRERPDIDPWPIGVVGRLMRLSRLWDGEIKRFLAEHGLEPGEFDVLSTLRRIGAPYELTASAFMKTSLVTSGAITNRIDRMETKGLVQRVRDTVDRRSVKIRLTEEGLQLVDSVLPLHVANEARLFAELSREDQEALVSMLSRLLHPLETAT
- the wrbA gene encoding NAD(P)H:quinone oxidoreductase, coding for MRTTDARIAVIYYSSTGTVHRLATALAEGAADRGAEVRLRRAAELAPAAAIDSNPQWRAHLESTDHVASATHDDLVWANGYALGSPTRFGNVSSQLRQFLDTTSSLWERGVMANKPATGFTASYSTHGGQESTLLSLYNTLYHWGTLVLPTGYVDKDVAARTGGNPYGVALSQQHAAQDAGLLDAVLDAARLQGSRLAEVAARLAVGELEEAAA
- a CDS encoding cupin domain-containing protein is translated as MSYPAQRYFGHSGEVTASFRPRSAEPDYVTTPVAKDGPAVERGTSYHYLATMKSTEGDFGLYRVDMAAGAGGPAMHFHKTMSESFFVLDGTLRLHDGSRWLDGEPGDFLYVPPGGLHAFRNESGEPVSMLMLFAPGAPREGYFEGIAEIANLTDDERARFFIEHDSYFT
- a CDS encoding class I SAM-dependent methyltransferase produces the protein MSHADRRDDHGDYNYDELYANSGDNSPPWEIGQPQPALAAMINQNVIGHRVVDVGCGTGDLAIYLASHGYQATALDMSQVAIDQARRKAEKQGVTISFHVADATRLETLSETFDAAFDSGLLHSLDVDEQTEYVDGLRHICDRGASVYVLAVSLDAGLGWGVTEAHLQDVFGDPGWSSTTIVPAEVMAKMDGNTFPLDGFLLSTRWMPA